One Candidatus Sulfurimonas baltica DNA segment encodes these proteins:
- a CDS encoding sensor histidine kinase translates to MSTNTFKYQFLLVLAFLVSFFIVFFVLTNDKKQRVKEHLRQTISANQMNYDTNLRLYKKIAQHTFDLIVQEPDILNILEEALNADDIRRGVLREKLYDLTKGDYAKLVKLGVLQFQFVFPNSQNFLRTHKHEKFGDDLKGIRYSFDYVNKHKEFIEGFEGGRTIHAYRFVYPVFSSKNIYLGAVEISFSSGALQKSIEENHKTHTHFIVNKKLFDTNLWKPEIFNKYLQSLEHEDYLYTVTSKLDIEEARKKEKAIIDKYMKKDIEKNFKHEKSFALCHEFDDSVQVVTFIPVRHTDNKSVVAYFVSYAMNDELKNIISDYKHINAIIAIALMVLFYFLYRILKSNINIKIAQKETKSIINFLPSIIILYRNKNIIEVNLKFLMFFNQYKDLEEFLNQYECVCDLFEVHDDKNYIQSKYINGVYWTDYIKNKDKVHKAMIIKDGKEYHFAVKAREVIYQNETTDIIQLIDITNEVELNNSVKDKEKQLFQQAKMASMGEMIGNIAHQWRQPLNIISVMNMKVEFMLELNGSVSYEDYKPMSEAIAGQLEYMTKTIDDFRSYYNPNKLKENFCVKQSIQDVYNLITPQLNSHSITLSIIDDSSDEELILYGYANEFKQVIINIVNNSKDAILQCQNSDKEKVGHIEIKIKKINDEIIIAIEDNGDGIPLDIIDKIYEPYFTTKHKSKGTGLGLNMSHQIITDHMNGTIVVYNSTENNHDKGAIFIITLPVNKNNNVS, encoded by the coding sequence ATGTCAACAAATACATTTAAGTACCAATTTTTACTTGTTTTAGCTTTTCTTGTTTCATTTTTTATTGTGTTCTTTGTCCTCACGAACGACAAAAAACAAAGAGTTAAAGAACACTTGCGCCAAACTATTTCAGCCAACCAGATGAATTATGATACAAATTTAAGATTGTATAAAAAAATAGCACAACATACATTTGATTTAATAGTTCAAGAGCCCGATATTTTAAATATTTTGGAAGAGGCGCTAAATGCAGACGATATCAGAAGAGGTGTTTTGAGAGAAAAACTCTATGATTTGACAAAAGGGGATTATGCAAAGTTGGTAAAATTGGGTGTTTTGCAATTTCAATTTGTCTTTCCAAACAGTCAGAATTTTTTAAGGACGCACAAGCACGAAAAATTCGGGGATGATTTGAAAGGTATTAGATACAGTTTTGATTATGTTAATAAGCACAAAGAGTTTATAGAGGGGTTTGAGGGAGGGAGAACTATACATGCCTACAGATTTGTTTATCCTGTTTTTTCAAGCAAAAACATCTACTTGGGGGCTGTTGAAATCTCATTTTCCTCAGGAGCATTGCAAAAGTCTATTGAAGAGAATCATAAAACACATACGCACTTTATTGTAAATAAAAAACTTTTTGATACAAACCTGTGGAAACCGGAGATTTTCAACAAATATCTCCAAAGTCTTGAGCATGAAGACTATTTATACACGGTCACCTCAAAACTTGATATAGAGGAGGCAAGAAAAAAAGAAAAAGCAATCATAGATAAATACATGAAAAAAGATATAGAAAAAAACTTTAAACATGAAAAGTCTTTTGCTTTGTGTCATGAGTTTGACGATTCCGTGCAGGTGGTTACTTTTATACCTGTTAGGCACACTGACAATAAAAGTGTTGTTGCATATTTTGTTTCATATGCAATGAATGATGAGCTAAAGAATATTATCAGCGACTATAAACATATTAATGCAATAATCGCTATCGCCTTAATGGTGTTATTTTATTTTCTTTATAGAATTTTAAAATCAAATATTAATATAAAGATTGCACAAAAGGAGACAAAATCAATTATTAATTTTTTGCCCTCAATAATTATACTCTATAGAAATAAAAATATTATAGAGGTCAATTTAAAGTTTTTAATGTTTTTTAATCAATATAAAGACTTGGAAGAATTTTTAAATCAATATGAGTGTGTTTGCGATTTGTTTGAAGTGCACGATGATAAAAACTATATTCAGAGTAAGTATATAAATGGAGTCTACTGGACAGACTATATAAAAAACAAAGATAAAGTACACAAAGCCATGATAATAAAAGATGGCAAAGAGTATCACTTTGCCGTTAAAGCGAGAGAAGTTATCTATCAAAATGAGACTACAGACATAATCCAGTTGATCGATATAACAAATGAAGTAGAGTTAAATAATAGTGTTAAAGACAAAGAGAAACAACTGTTTCAACAGGCTAAAATGGCCTCAATGGGAGAGATGATAGGTAATATAGCTCATCAGTGGAGACAGCCTCTAAATATAATAAGCGTTATGAATATGAAAGTGGAATTTATGTTAGAGCTAAACGGAAGCGTGAGTTATGAAGATTATAAACCGATGTCAGAGGCAATAGCAGGTCAGCTTGAGTATATGACAAAAACTATTGATGATTTCAGAAGTTATTACAATCCAAATAAATTAAAAGAAAACTTTTGTGTTAAACAAAGCATACAGGATGTTTATAATTTAATAACCCCTCAATTAAACAGCCATTCGATAACACTTAGCATTATAGATGATTCCTCCGATGAGGAGTTGATTCTGTATGGTTATGCGAATGAGTTCAAGCAAGTTATTATAAACATAGTAAACAATTCAAAAGATGCTATTTTACAGTGCCAAAACAGTGATAAAGAAAAAGTTGGACATATAGAGATAAAAATCAAAAAAATTAATGACGAAATAATTATTGCAATAGAAGATAATGGAGATGGGATACCGCTTGATATTATCGATAAAATATATGAACCCTATTTTACGACTAAACATAAATCTAAAGGGACAGGTCTTGGGCTGAATATGAGTCACCAAATCATTACTGACCATATGAATGGAACAATAGTAGTTTATAATTCAACAGAGAATAATCATGATAAAGGAGCAATCTTTATTATTACCCTACCTGTAAACAAGAACAATAATGTAAGTTGA
- a CDS encoding COG3014 family protein, protein MKLLKHLLFVTLLPLLFSGCVSNLANSIGVDLSNSSQQDKMYIAGHYAEAATLAYESKDKRASLDEANLLSILKAGNSYFYAKDYINSIKMLDESENIIKFHHEETIGGSVADYMSQLMLNDAAIDYHATISEAIMVNTYKSLDYMALGKYAEARVELNRAIDRQRRAKETYAELIGKQKDAIAEKRREKRSAGFDKTLSNATIKNIAQRNYSSLEQFQAYPDFVNPFTTYLAGLFFAIEGDYSKSSSLLKEVHGMVPKNKTVKADFEMVEDALSGKPISEKYVWVIYENGLGAIKSEYRVNIPMFLFTPKLVYAGIALPKMNTREQATSNITVFSHGEKLEDTSLVADMDRVVLTEFNYSYNDILTRAVFSAILKTYAQYRANEKGGAVLGLATGIFQSLTTHADTRVWNSLPKNFQIARVKMPSDGKLLLKAGVKNLDVKIDINAKHSMIYVKIPAVISTPGISVISFY, encoded by the coding sequence ATGAAACTATTAAAACATTTACTTTTTGTTACTCTCTTGCCTCTATTGTTCTCTGGATGTGTATCTAATCTTGCAAACTCCATAGGTGTTGATTTAAGTAACTCCTCACAGCAGGATAAAATGTATATTGCGGGTCATTACGCAGAAGCGGCAACTCTGGCATATGAGAGCAAAGATAAGAGAGCTTCATTAGATGAGGCAAATTTACTCTCAATTCTAAAAGCAGGAAACTCATATTTTTATGCAAAAGATTATATTAACAGCATTAAGATGCTTGATGAATCAGAAAATATTATCAAATTTCACCATGAGGAGACAATAGGGGGGAGTGTGGCAGACTACATGTCACAGCTGATGCTTAATGATGCGGCGATAGATTATCATGCAACTATAAGTGAAGCGATAATGGTAAACACATACAAGTCTCTCGATTATATGGCACTAGGAAAATACGCAGAGGCTAGAGTCGAACTAAACCGCGCTATTGACCGTCAAAGACGTGCAAAAGAGACATATGCAGAGTTGATAGGCAAGCAAAAAGATGCAATAGCAGAAAAAAGGAGAGAGAAAAGAAGTGCCGGGTTTGATAAAACACTCTCCAATGCAACAATTAAAAACATAGCGCAAAGAAACTACTCATCTTTGGAGCAGTTTCAGGCCTATCCTGATTTTGTGAATCCCTTTACAACCTATTTGGCAGGTCTGTTTTTTGCAATAGAGGGTGACTACTCAAAATCATCATCACTTTTAAAAGAGGTTCATGGGATGGTGCCCAAAAATAAAACAGTAAAAGCTGATTTTGAGATGGTAGAAGATGCACTCTCGGGCAAGCCCATTAGTGAAAAGTATGTATGGGTGATATACGAGAACGGTTTAGGAGCTATCAAGTCTGAGTATAGAGTAAATATACCAATGTTTCTTTTCACTCCTAAATTAGTATATGCAGGGATAGCCCTGCCAAAAATGAATACAAGAGAGCAGGCAACATCAAACATAACCGTTTTTTCTCATGGGGAAAAACTAGAAGATACATCATTAGTCGCCGACATGGACAGAGTAGTGTTAACAGAGTTTAACTATTCGTATAACGATATTTTGACCCGGGCAGTTTTCTCGGCAATATTAAAAACTTATGCGCAGTATAGGGCAAACGAGAAAGGGGGAGCTGTTCTTGGTCTCGCAACCGGCATTTTTCAGTCTTTAACTACTCATGCCGACACTAGAGTTTGGAACTCTTTGCCAAAAAATTTTCAAATTGCAAGGGTAAAAATGCCATCTGACGGAAAACTGCTTCTTAAAGCCGGAGTTAAAAATTTGGATGTAAAGATTGATATCAATGCCAAACATTCTATGATTTATGTTAAAATTCCAGCAGTAATTTCAACACCAGGCATTAGTGTTATCAGCTTTTATTAA
- a CDS encoding LPP20 family lipoprotein has translation MYKVFLLILIYFFAGCAPAVQVKPSEQLPKWVDSPDALRGVGSSEVNFQGVYTQRLAAVNKAKSDLAHSLKSYITSVYNSSEKINEDKILNKNHNKITALSEIFLNESYQVDAYFDENRKLYVLVELSKPRLNNLLGIKSEYAKTMQTLPKLNTRAFDKDELMQSRCYPQNILKTIDTKADLYQNKPVWFFRPNQNTYQGSVGIAEKESLKSYEEQKKVATILAKSALSKRKKTQIASEHEALEILHNDTSGEIFETSSIVRSANRSQPTTVKDIWLDPQSCELYVWIVNN, from the coding sequence ATGTACAAAGTTTTTTTATTAATTTTAATCTATTTTTTTGCAGGGTGTGCTCCGGCAGTTCAAGTAAAGCCTAGTGAACAACTTCCAAAATGGGTTGATTCTCCTGACGCTTTACGAGGAGTGGGCTCGAGTGAAGTTAATTTTCAGGGTGTATATACTCAACGTCTTGCAGCTGTTAATAAGGCAAAAAGTGATTTGGCGCATAGTTTAAAATCATACATTACCTCAGTATACAACAGTAGTGAAAAAATCAATGAAGATAAAATCTTAAATAAAAACCATAATAAGATTACAGCTTTATCGGAAATTTTTTTAAATGAGAGTTATCAGGTCGATGCATACTTTGATGAGAACAGAAAACTATATGTTCTAGTGGAACTTTCAAAACCAAGGCTAAACAATCTTTTAGGCATAAAGAGCGAGTACGCAAAAACTATGCAGACTCTGCCAAAACTAAATACGAGAGCGTTTGACAAAGATGAACTTATGCAAAGCAGATGTTATCCTCAGAATATATTAAAAACAATTGATACTAAAGCCGACTTGTACCAAAACAAACCTGTATGGTTTTTTAGACCAAATCAAAATACTTATCAGGGAAGTGTCGGTATCGCAGAAAAAGAGAGTTTGAAAAGTTATGAAGAGCAAAAAAAAGTTGCTACAATCTTGGCGAAATCAGCTCTTTCAAAGCGAAAAAAAACACAAATTGCATCAGAACATGAAGCATTGGAAATCTTACATAATGATACATCAGGAGAAATCTTTGAAACATCGTCAATTGTAAGAAGTGCAAATAGATCCCAACCAACGACTGTAAAAGATATATGGCTTGATCCGCAGAGTTGTGAGCTGTATGTTTGGATTGTTAATAATTAA
- a CDS encoding BatD family protein: MKNSHGKVLLILLIFLHVEIFASTYEWSATASKNKAYVNEAIHLSYICRFSDDAELYSIEFNPDGDYENYTIKLLTKSERLINNKKVNSYEFVAFIKKSIDVDFAFDTVMKKTNKDSIKNTVLGRDNASYEEYTKTKIKQKNLHVEVVKTDIALVGNLVLEVKKDTPHVKAYEPYHMEIIIKGEGNLDEIKPLEFKIDNVKVFAGKVIKDIQLTKDGYSGILSQKFAFVGSEEFIIPKLNIKYVNLKLKKEDALVVNAVKVEVEKGFKAEELLDKADEDFKINYEYFYYFFAFVLGFLISKIKLKKPKKQLLEDEAFKEKVKNTDSLGELSVILALKDRKKYEKLILEIETKKATNINKIKKEIGLI; encoded by the coding sequence ATGAAAAACAGCCATGGTAAGGTTCTTTTAATACTGTTAATATTTCTACATGTAGAGATATTCGCTTCAACTTATGAGTGGAGTGCGACAGCAAGTAAAAATAAAGCCTATGTAAATGAAGCAATACATCTTAGTTATATATGTAGATTCAGCGATGATGCTGAACTTTATAGTATTGAGTTTAATCCTGATGGGGATTATGAAAACTACACTATAAAACTTTTAACTAAGAGTGAAAGACTAATAAATAATAAAAAAGTAAATAGCTATGAGTTTGTTGCATTTATAAAAAAATCTATTGATGTTGACTTTGCCTTTGATACGGTTATGAAAAAAACAAATAAAGACTCTATCAAAAATACTGTTTTGGGCCGTGATAATGCTTCTTATGAAGAGTATACAAAAACAAAAATAAAACAAAAAAACTTACATGTAGAGGTAGTAAAAACAGATATAGCTCTAGTTGGAAACCTTGTACTTGAAGTTAAAAAAGATACCCCACATGTAAAAGCTTATGAGCCTTACCATATGGAGATAATAATCAAGGGTGAGGGGAATTTGGATGAGATTAAGCCCCTTGAGTTCAAAATAGATAATGTAAAAGTATTTGCCGGTAAAGTTATAAAAGACATTCAACTTACAAAAGATGGTTACAGCGGAATTTTGAGTCAAAAATTTGCGTTTGTGGGGAGTGAAGAGTTTATAATTCCTAAGTTAAATATAAAATATGTTAATTTGAAGCTAAAAAAAGAGGATGCTTTGGTTGTAAACGCCGTTAAAGTTGAGGTTGAAAAAGGTTTTAAGGCAGAGGAACTTTTAGACAAGGCTGATGAAGATTTTAAAATAAATTATGAGTATTTTTACTATTTTTTCGCCTTTGTTTTAGGATTTTTAATTTCAAAAATCAAGTTGAAAAAGCCAAAAAAACAGCTCCTTGAGGATGAAGCTTTTAAAGAGAAAGTAAAAAATACAGATTCTCTGGGGGAGCTTTCGGTTATTTTGGCTTTAAAAGATAGAAAAAAGTATGAAAAACTGATATTGGAAATAGAGACTAAAAAGGCTACAAACATAAACAAAATCAAAAAAGAAATTGGTTTAATATAG
- a CDS encoding VWA domain-containing protein, translating into MSFLSPEYFWLLVLLLPLFIKKDFRNFSITAIGYILTFILIVLALSRPVIEQEPIKSKQALSDVVVAVDLSFSMFAQDIEPSRLAKAKEVLKELLMSEYKTRFGVLGFTTNAIVLSPLTQDKELLLHLFNSLDEKFIITKGSNVMPALKLARKMSNSKMLSVVLLTDGADEFGYESEAIYAKENSMRVNIFMLGSAIGATLRLENGELLKDELGDIVVSRENSAIKEISDATGGVYTKDFSELLEAISSQKEKDKESETTIVQNLELFYYFVFLAILTFLVSVTTLKRYVLGFLLLVGVNLHADRYTKLFSEANEFYKNGNYEKALDGYRGVKSSHVEIKSIVYYNMGNAYIRLQEFEKAREAYLKSLTLTYTKEADENLAYIKDVGEKVEMNTGQQKTDKKSSLAKKEKSSKEQKEGGGSNMKVSAAASSGADDGGKKSESQSMLDLNSGKAKLSSKQYELINKKVIDEKQPW; encoded by the coding sequence ATGAGTTTTTTATCTCCTGAATATTTTTGGCTTTTAGTGCTTCTTCTGCCTCTGTTTATAAAAAAAGATTTCAGAAACTTTAGTATTACAGCAATAGGATATATTTTAACCTTTATTCTAATAGTTTTAGCTCTTTCTCGTCCGGTTATCGAGCAGGAGCCTATTAAGTCAAAGCAGGCACTTAGCGATGTTGTAGTAGCAGTCGATTTATCTTTTTCAATGTTTGCACAAGATATAGAACCCTCAAGACTTGCAAAAGCGAAAGAAGTTTTAAAAGAGCTGCTTATGTCAGAGTACAAAACTCGTTTTGGAGTTTTGGGCTTTACAACAAATGCTATTGTATTGTCCCCTCTAACACAAGATAAAGAGCTTTTGCTACATCTATTTAACTCACTTGATGAAAAGTTTATAATTACTAAAGGGAGCAACGTTATGCCGGCTCTAAAGTTAGCTAGAAAAATGTCAAATTCTAAGATGCTGAGCGTTGTTCTTTTAACAGATGGTGCAGATGAGTTTGGTTATGAGAGTGAAGCTATATACGCAAAAGAGAACTCAATGAGAGTCAATATTTTTATGCTTGGCTCAGCAATAGGAGCAACTTTAAGACTTGAAAATGGTGAGCTTTTAAAAGATGAACTTGGAGATATTGTAGTAAGCAGAGAAAATAGTGCAATTAAAGAGATATCAGATGCAACCGGGGGAGTTTATACAAAAGATTTCAGCGAACTCCTTGAGGCCATTAGTTCACAAAAAGAGAAGGACAAAGAGAGTGAAACAACAATAGTTCAAAATTTAGAACTGTTTTACTACTTTGTATTTTTGGCAATTCTTACATTTTTGGTAAGTGTGACAACACTTAAGCGGTATGTTTTGGGCTTTTTGCTTCTGGTTGGAGTTAATCTACATGCAGACAGATACACAAAGCTTTTCAGTGAGGCAAATGAGTTTTACAAAAATGGAAACTATGAAAAAGCACTAGATGGTTATAGAGGCGTGAAATCCTCACATGTAGAGATTAAATCGATAGTTTATTATAATATGGGAAATGCATATATAAGACTTCAAGAGTTTGAAAAAGCAAGAGAAGCCTACTTAAAGTCTCTTACTCTAACTTACACTAAAGAGGCAGACGAAAACTTGGCTTATATAAAAGATGTAGGTGAAAAAGTAGAGATGAATACAGGTCAGCAAAAAACAGATAAAAAATCATCATTGGCAAAAAAAGAGAAGAGCTCAAAAGAACAAAAAGAGGGCGGTGGTTCAAATATGAAAGTAAGTGCAGCAGCTAGTAGCGGAGCAGATGATGGCGGCAAAAAGAGTGAGTCCCAAAGTATGCTTGACTTAAACAGCGGCAAGGCAAAACTAAGCTCAAAACAGTATGAGCTGATTAATAAAAAGGTAATAGATGAAAAACAGCCATGGTAA
- a CDS encoding VWA domain-containing protein has product MKPIFFVHLQFLSSKKSFLKLEWILKVIVFILLCIALASPIVIDKFNPLNRHGKDIVLCIDASGSMNSSGLDFENELGKGERLSRFEITKIIATEFIHKRVSDNVGVVLYGDFAFIASPITYEKEIVSDMLSYLSQGMAGQNTAIGEAVAMSVRAFKHSSAKTKVIILLTDGEHNSGKISPKDALKLAKEQNIKIYTIGLGKKGESDEKLLEKIAQESGGKFYTAVSAKELQSVYEEIDMLESSKIKSREYILKDYYYWIVLLLVLPLLLFLLFREIEK; this is encoded by the coding sequence ATGAAGCCAATATTTTTTGTACATCTGCAGTTTTTGTCTTCAAAAAAAAGTTTTTTAAAGCTGGAGTGGATTTTAAAGGTAATTGTTTTTATATTGCTTTGTATCGCTCTGGCTTCTCCTATAGTAATAGATAAATTCAACCCGCTTAACAGACATGGAAAAGATATAGTTTTGTGCATAGATGCAAGTGGTTCTATGAACTCATCAGGACTTGATTTTGAAAATGAACTGGGCAAAGGCGAGAGATTAAGCAGGTTTGAAATTACAAAAATAATAGCAACAGAGTTTATTCATAAAAGAGTTAGCGACAATGTTGGCGTAGTCTTGTATGGAGATTTTGCTTTTATAGCTTCTCCTATAACCTATGAAAAAGAGATTGTAAGTGATATGTTGAGTTATCTCTCTCAAGGGATGGCGGGGCAAAATACTGCAATTGGTGAAGCAGTGGCTATGAGTGTGAGAGCATTTAAACACTCCTCGGCAAAGACAAAGGTGATAATCCTCTTAACAGACGGCGAGCATAACAGCGGGAAAATTTCCCCAAAAGATGCTCTAAAGCTTGCAAAAGAGCAAAATATTAAAATCTATACAATTGGTCTTGGTAAAAAGGGCGAATCGGATGAGAAACTTTTAGAAAAAATTGCACAAGAGAGCGGAGGGAAATTTTACACTGCTGTCTCAGCAAAAGAGTTACAGAGTGTTTATGAAGAGATTGACATGCTTGAATCTTCAAAAATTAAAAGCAGAGAGTATATTTTAAAAGATTATTACTATTGGATAGTTTTACTTTTAGTTCTTCCTCTGTTACTATTTTTACTATTTAGGGAGATTGAAAAATGA
- a CDS encoding sensor domain-containing diguanylate cyclase → MSLKRVNLLFVLVLGIVMYGGFFYTYSATNKYFENESLQRMKKDILELGYSIATLIENNGVESSKKLLQKSLQANKEYKTLSIAIDDKIVVSTDINKINTDYYADSHLDTLYDYELEGHKVFYKEFAYFDKGKRVYLNLIIDLNDDYIKSDNKELPSFVITILIYFIILMAVFLIALYYINILPILRLSKYVKRNEFYPINFFIKDYASLYNSFTSKYNEIALLNKTLEDKVANRTKLVSKTNILFKEAQKLTKIGNWEWNLSDNTIVWSDEIYVIFGLQPQEFLATYETFINTVHAEDKALVQDAVSKALQSGEEYSVKHRIVLPDGSERVVYEKGKVELDENNKPIRMMGTVQDITQSFKREQELEFQSRLLNSVTDSILVHNIDGSFIYVNESAYATRGYTKDELMSMKVQDLDYSDEKEGSEIYNENIKKIKAQLEKNHHAVFEVSHKCKSGTSIPLEVTSRLMNEGNKTYIISIARDISERKIMDMSLKISEKRYRTLVENSQVGIFTSTIGGKIIYVNDAMVHIMDYESAEDMCSYNSSRIYKYSNERIEFLKELTAKGKVEEIEIHVLTKNNDEKIVLLSAHIEGEIISGIVMDITESKKSMQEITKLSKAIEEIDDIIMISDRTGVLTFVNDAYVVHTGFTREESIGKTASILKSGKHDKTFYTDMWKQILSDKVFRGVFVNRKKDGELYYEEKTISAIKNEEDEIISFVSTGKDITQRIEMQQDLEKLASTDQLTGIYNRHKFEELFKLELERVARYKNPLSIILFDIDFFKKINDTHGHDVGDTVLKSIVSVVIENIRNIDIFVRWGGEEFLILCPETDSENAVILAQKLRIKIESTTFGVAGNVTSSFGVTSYREDDTENSFIKRADDCLYKAKHEGRNRVVAIL, encoded by the coding sequence ATGTCATTAAAAAGAGTAAATTTACTGTTTGTTTTAGTCTTAGGTATAGTTATGTATGGAGGTTTTTTCTACACATACAGTGCTACTAACAAGTATTTTGAAAATGAAAGCTTACAAAGAATGAAAAAAGATATTCTTGAGCTTGGATATTCTATAGCAACTCTGATTGAAAATAACGGAGTTGAGAGTTCAAAAAAACTGCTGCAAAAAAGTTTACAGGCAAATAAAGAGTATAAAACCCTCTCTATAGCCATAGATGATAAAATAGTGGTTTCTACAGATATAAATAAAATAAATACGGATTACTATGCGGATTCTCACCTTGATACGTTATATGACTATGAACTTGAAGGGCATAAAGTTTTTTATAAAGAGTTTGCATATTTTGATAAAGGCAAAAGAGTATATTTAAATTTAATAATTGATTTAAATGATGATTATATTAAAAGTGATAATAAGGAGCTGCCTTCTTTTGTTATTACGATTTTAATATATTTTATTATTCTGATGGCAGTATTTCTTATAGCTTTGTATTATATAAATATTTTGCCGATACTCAGGCTTAGCAAATATGTAAAAAGAAATGAATTTTATCCAATAAACTTTTTTATAAAAGATTATGCCTCTCTCTATAACTCCTTTACTTCAAAATATAATGAGATTGCCCTTCTAAACAAGACACTAGAAGACAAAGTTGCCAATAGAACAAAGTTGGTCTCAAAAACTAACATACTTTTCAAAGAAGCTCAAAAACTAACAAAAATAGGCAATTGGGAGTGGAATCTATCGGACAATACAATTGTGTGGTCTGATGAAATATATGTAATTTTTGGACTGCAGCCACAAGAGTTCCTAGCAACATATGAGACATTTATAAACACTGTACATGCAGAGGATAAAGCACTGGTACAAGACGCTGTAAGTAAAGCATTGCAAAGTGGAGAGGAGTACTCTGTTAAACATAGAATTGTGCTTCCAGACGGGAGCGAAAGAGTTGTATATGAAAAAGGAAAAGTAGAGTTAGATGAAAATAACAAGCCTATTAGAATGATGGGAACAGTACAGGACATTACTCAAAGCTTTAAAAGAGAACAAGAACTTGAATTTCAGTCAAGACTGCTTAATTCTGTAACAGACTCAATACTGGTACACAATATTGATGGAAGTTTTATCTACGTTAATGAGTCTGCATATGCAACCAGAGGGTATACAAAAGATGAATTAATGAGTATGAAAGTTCAAGACCTTGATTACAGCGATGAGAAAGAGGGCAGTGAGATATATAATGAAAATATTAAAAAAATTAAAGCTCAGTTAGAAAAAAACCACCATGCCGTTTTTGAAGTATCGCACAAATGCAAGAGTGGCACTTCTATACCATTGGAAGTCACAAGCAGATTAATGAATGAAGGAAATAAAACTTATATTATCAGTATAGCAAGAGACATCAGCGAGAGAAAAATTATGGATATGAGTCTTAAAATATCAGAAAAAAGATATAGAACTTTAGTAGAAAACTCCCAAGTCGGCATTTTTACCAGTACAATCGGCGGAAAAATTATTTATGTCAATGATGCTATGGTACATATAATGGATTATGAGTCGGCAGAAGATATGTGCAGTTATAATTCATCAAGAATATATAAGTACTCTAATGAACGTATAGAATTTCTTAAAGAACTCACCGCAAAAGGTAAGGTAGAAGAGATAGAGATACATGTACTGACTAAAAATAATGATGAAAAAATAGTACTTCTAAGTGCACATATTGAAGGAGAAATAATCTCCGGAATAGTTATGGATATAACTGAATCAAAAAAATCTATGCAAGAGATAACAAAACTATCAAAAGCTATTGAAGAGATTGATGATATTATTATGATTTCCGACAGAACCGGTGTTTTAACCTTTGTTAATGATGCATATGTGGTGCATACAGGTTTTACGCGCGAGGAGAGCATAGGCAAAACAGCTAGCATATTGAAATCCGGCAAACATGATAAAACTTTTTATACTGATATGTGGAAACAGATTCTTAGCGATAAAGTTTTTCGTGGAGTTTTCGTCAATAGAAAAAAAGATGGAGAACTTTATTATGAAGAGAAAACAATAAGTGCAATCAAAAATGAAGAGGATGAAATAATCTCTTTTGTCTCAACAGGTAAAGACATCACTCAAAGAATTGAGATGCAGCAAGACCTGGAAAAACTTGCTTCAACAGATCAACTTACAGGCATTTACAACAGACATAAATTTGAAGAGTTGTTTAAATTAGAGCTTGAGCGTGTCGCAAGATATAAAAATCCACTTTCAATAATTCTTTTTGATATAGATTTTTTTAAAAAAATTAATGACACTCATGGACATGACGTAGGTGATACGGTTTTAAAAAGCATTGTAAGTGTAGTAATTGAAAATATTAGAAACATAGATATATTTGTAAGATGGGGCGGTGAAGAGTTCCTAATTTTATGCCCTGAAACTGACTCGGAAAATGCAGTGATTTTAGCGCAAAAGCTTAGAATAAAGATAGAGAGCACTACTTTTGGAGTAGCTGGAAATGTAACCTCTAGTTTTGGAGTTACATCATACAGAGAAGACGATACTGAAAACAGTTTTATAAAACGTGCAGATGATTGTCTGTACAAAGCAAAACATGAAGGTCGAAACAGAGTAGTGGCAATATTATAG